From Spartinivicinus ruber, the proteins below share one genomic window:
- the ispH gene encoding 4-hydroxy-3-methylbut-2-enyl diphosphate reductase → MKIKLANPRGFCAGVDRAIEIVNRALDIFGPPIYVRHEVVHNKFVVENLKERGAIFVDELHEVPDDVIVIFSAHGVSKAVQNEAQERGLKVFDATCPLVTKVHMEVARYSRDGMECVLIGHNGHPEVEGTMGQFDYNYGGNIYLVENEADVAKLEVQNPEKLAYVTQTTLSMDDTAKVIDALRKYFPKIQGPRKDDICYATQNRQDAVKDLASQCDVVLVVGSPNSSNSNRLRELAERIGSSAYLIDNEDEIQTEWLKNVTSIGLTAGASAPEVLVTKVINRLQQLGAEAPEELQGREENVVFSMPKELRVKQV, encoded by the coding sequence ATGAAAATTAAATTAGCCAATCCACGAGGCTTTTGCGCAGGGGTTGATCGAGCCATTGAAATTGTCAACCGAGCACTAGATATCTTTGGCCCGCCTATTTATGTACGCCATGAAGTAGTCCATAACAAATTTGTCGTCGAAAACCTCAAAGAAAGAGGCGCGATTTTTGTCGATGAGCTTCATGAAGTGCCTGATGATGTCATTGTCATTTTTAGTGCTCACGGGGTTTCAAAAGCAGTACAAAATGAAGCACAGGAGCGTGGCTTAAAAGTATTTGATGCAACCTGTCCGCTAGTCACCAAAGTACATATGGAAGTTGCCCGTTACAGCCGTGATGGCATGGAGTGTGTGCTGATCGGCCACAATGGTCACCCGGAAGTTGAAGGCACCATGGGGCAATTCGATTACAACTATGGTGGTAATATTTATTTAGTTGAAAATGAAGCGGATGTTGCCAAACTGGAAGTACAAAACCCAGAAAAACTCGCCTATGTTACTCAAACCACTTTATCAATGGATGATACAGCGAAAGTCATTGATGCCCTAAGAAAGTATTTTCCAAAAATTCAGGGACCAAGAAAAGACGACATTTGCTATGCCACTCAAAATCGCCAAGATGCAGTAAAAGATTTAGCAAGTCAATGCGATGTGGTGTTAGTCGTTGGTTCCCCTAATAGTTCTAATTCCAATCGATTAAGAGAGCTGGCAGAACGAATTGGCTCCTCTGCTTATCTCATTGATAACGAAGATGAAATTCAAACTGAGTGGTTGAAAAATGTTACTAGTATAGGCTTAACTGCCGGTGCCTCCGCCCCAGAAGTGTTGGTTACAAAAGTGATTAATCGGTTACAACAGTTAGGCGCTGAAGCCCCAGAAGAATTACAAGGCCGAGAAGAAAATGTGGTGTTTTCGATGCCCAAGGAACTTAGGGTAAAGCAGGTTTGA
- the fkpB gene encoding FKBP-type peptidyl-prolyl cis-trans isomerase yields MTSLAIGPNCQVTMHFALKLADGAVVDSTFDKQPATFVVGDGNLPENFEQTIFGLQAGDHKELVLTPEYAFGMTNPNNIQQIARKSFDPGLELSPGLVVSFADANKAELPGVVKSFDDEIVEIDFNHPLAGQTLNFEVKVLAVEPADEVSQVTEKEGR; encoded by the coding sequence ATGACTTCATTAGCCATAGGTCCCAATTGCCAAGTCACTATGCACTTTGCTTTGAAGTTAGCTGATGGTGCTGTGGTGGACTCAACCTTTGACAAACAGCCTGCCACATTTGTGGTAGGTGATGGCAATTTACCTGAAAACTTTGAGCAAACAATTTTTGGCTTGCAGGCAGGAGATCACAAAGAATTAGTGTTAACCCCTGAATATGCCTTTGGAATGACCAACCCAAATAATATTCAGCAAATTGCTCGTAAATCTTTTGACCCGGGGTTGGAATTGTCCCCAGGTTTGGTGGTGTCATTTGCCGATGCTAATAAAGCTGAATTGCCAGGTGTGGTGAAGTCATTTGATGACGAAATAGTTGAAATAGATTTTAATCATCCCTTGGCTGGACAAACCCTTAATTTTGAGGTGAAAGTTTTAGCAGTTGAACCTGCTGATGAAGTGAGCCAAGTTACTGAAAAGGAGGGTCGCTAA
- the lspA gene encoding signal peptidase II encodes MLKWLWVSVLVIIIDQLTKAVAVDVLQFRELVPVLPVFGFTLAYNTGAAFSFLSEAGGWQRWFFSVIAVGVSAFLVLWLKKLKQDEHWQAIALALILGGALGNLYDRVVLGHVVDFLLLHYQDNYFPAFNIADTAISLGAVMLIIDMFRKPQQQ; translated from the coding sequence ATGTTGAAGTGGTTATGGGTTTCAGTGCTGGTCATTATTATTGACCAGCTAACAAAAGCAGTTGCTGTTGATGTATTACAGTTTCGGGAGTTAGTGCCAGTACTACCTGTATTTGGCTTTACGTTGGCTTATAACACAGGTGCGGCCTTTAGCTTTTTAAGTGAAGCCGGAGGTTGGCAGCGTTGGTTTTTCAGTGTGATTGCGGTGGGAGTCAGTGCATTTTTAGTGTTGTGGCTGAAAAAACTCAAACAAGATGAACACTGGCAGGCCATTGCATTAGCCCTGATTTTAGGCGGTGCATTAGGTAACTTGTATGACAGAGTTGTTTTAGGTCATGTGGTCGATTTTCTATTATTACACTACCAGGACAATTATTTTCCCGCATTTAATATTGCAGACACGGCTATTAGCCTTGGTGCAGTGATGCTTATTATTGATATGTTTAGAAAACCTCAGCAGCAGTAG